In Malania oleifera isolate guangnan ecotype guangnan chromosome 8, ASM2987363v1, whole genome shotgun sequence, a single window of DNA contains:
- the LOC131161883 gene encoding ethylene-responsive transcription factor RAP2-1-like produces MEGGGECCSSTEKPKQRQHQAQEKPYRGIRMRKWGKWVAEIREPNKRSRIWLGSYTTPMAAARAYDTAVFYLRGPSARLNFPELAIEEDELHDMSAASIRKKAAEVGARVDAIQATLHASPHSSIRPPHQKPDLNEYPNPESSDED; encoded by the coding sequence ATGGAAGGTGGAGGGGAGTGCTGTTCAAGCACAGAGAAACCGAAGCAGAGGCAGCATCAGGCGCAGGAGAAGCCATACAGGGGGATAAGGATGAGGAAGTGGGGAAAGTGGGTGGCTGAGATTAGAGAACCCAACAAGAGGTCAAGGATATGGCTGGGTTCCTACACCACTCCTATGGCCGCCGCCCGTGCTTACGACACCGCCGTCTTCTACCTCCGCGGCCCTTCTGCCCGCCTCAACTTCCCGGAATTAGCAATCGAAGAAGACGAGCTTCACGACATGTCCGCTGCCTCCATACGCAAGAAAGCAGCTGAGGTTGGGGCCAGGGTTGATGCCATCCAAGCCACCCTCCACGCATCACCACACAGCTCTATCCGACCCCCCCACCAGAAGCCCGACCTGAACGAGTACCCAAACCCGGAAAGCTCGGACGaggattga